The DNA segment ATCGCGGGCACCCAGTTTTTGTAAAGCCTCTCCACAAAACTCTTTGAGCTCATTTCGCATCCAAACTTCCCAAGGAAAAGTAAAGCCCATTTTTGGTCGATTGACAATGGAATCAGGCAAATCATCGCCCATCGCATCTACTAAGAGCTTCTTTGGCGAGTAAGGAAACTTGTGCCTGTCACCGATGCCCATCACCATTGATACCAACTCGTGGTCCAAAAAAGGAACTCTGACCTCTAAAGCGTGAGCCATCGACATTTGATCGGTATCCCTGAGAAGAATATTCTCGAGGTAGGTGGTCAATTCGGCATAAGATACGTGGCTCAGAATGGGAAGGGAAAATCCGGGGTTTCCGTACCCTACTCCTCGCTTCACGAGATTGTAAACGGATGATTCGCCTTGCGAAGCTATCGCCAGCATATCAGCATTTTGCCCTATGGTAGCCACCTCCCGACTAAAAGGGTAGATGTATTCCAAGTCGAATCTATCTTGATTGAGTACACTACGGGTTTTAGACGAAGCCACACCGGGATTTCTCATCTCCAGGAGACTTCCCGCAAGGTCTCTGGCGAACTTGGGAAAGCTCAGAAGCCATTTTTTGTTCTGTAAACTGCGAAACTGCTTAAAGATCGGGTATCCCGCAAAAAGTTCATCACCACCCAGGCCAGAGAGCGCCACGGTGATACCTTGGCTTTTTGCGGCACCCGATACAACGTAAGCGTTGATCCCATCACCTGAAGGATGGTCCATCGCCGACAGAGCTGCGGGAAGCTGGTTGATCAACTCATTTGGAGCCAGCTGAATTCGATGGTGCTCAGTTCCAAATTTTCGAGCTACTTCTTCGGCATATTTGGCTTCGCTAAATTCTTGTTCTTGAAAATCGATATTAAATGTCTTGATCGGGCTGATGGAGTGCTTTGCTGCAAGAGCCACAACTGCGCTCGAATCTATACCACCTGAAAGGAAAACTCCAAGCGGCACATCAGCAATTAGCCGTCGTTTTACGCTGGCATCCAGCGAGGCTCTGACCGCAGCATAGGTATCCTCGTAGCTCATGCCTCTCATGTCGGTGCGAGCAGATTCTGCCAACTTCCAGTAGTACTTTATTTCCTGCTCGTTGTCTGTAATCTTCATGTAGCTGCCGGCAGGCAATGAAAACACACCTTCCAAAATTGTAGCAGGACCGTGTACCGTCTGGTATCTGAGGTATTCGGCAAGAGCTGCAGAATTCAAGTTGGGCTTGGAGTTCAGCCCCGATATCAATGATCGAACTTCACTTGAGAATAAGATTTCATTGTCTTTTCTCAAATAGTAAAGCGGCTTGATCCCCATTCGGTCTCTGCAGAGAAAAAGTTCTTCCTCCTGATTGTCCCAAAGAGCAAAGGCGAACATTCCATTGCATTCGTTGACAAACGAAATTCCCCATTTGGCTAAGCCTGCGAGGAGAACTTCCGTATCGCCGTCAGTCTGAAATGAATATCCCGAGAGTTGTTTCTTCAGTTCACGGAAATTGTAAATCTCTCCATTGAATACAATCGTATAGCGTCCGGAAGCGTCGGTCATAGGCTGATTGGCCCCGTCACTCAGATCGATGATAGACAATCTCCGATGAGCCAGAGCTATTCCGTCACTTACGTGGAATCCTTCCGCATTTGGCCCACGGTGCTTGAGTTTATCAGCCATCTTGCGAATACGCAATTGGGCCGAATCGGAATTAGTGTGTCCGTATATCCCCGCGATTCCGCACATTAATGCGCTGCAAATTGATCAGAGTGAAGAACGTGCTTGATTCCCTCTTCCAACGGCATGAGGTCTCTCCCGAGTATTTTCAACATTTTCGAATTATCGGGCATTCTTCTGGTCATATCACCTTCAGCAAGGGGCGGAAGATGAATGATCTTAGATTTTGAATTTGTTGCTTTAATAATAGTTTGAGCTAATTCTAAAATTGTCACCTCTATGTTTGAACCGATGTTAATCACATCGTTGACCACCTCATCGTTATAAAATGCCTTAACACATGCTTCGGTATTATCCGATATAAAACAGAAGGTTCTGGTCTGCAATCCATCACCATATACGGGAATATCTCTGTTTTCAAGAGCGGCATTGATAAATTTCG comes from the Cryomorphaceae bacterium 1068 genome and includes:
- the asnB gene encoding asparagine synthase (glutamine-hydrolyzing): MCGIAGIYGHTNSDSAQLRIRKMADKLKHRGPNAEGFHVSDGIALAHRRLSIIDLSDGANQPMTDASGRYTIVFNGEIYNFRELKKQLSGYSFQTDGDTEVLLAGLAKWGISFVNECNGMFAFALWDNQEEELFLCRDRMGIKPLYYLRKDNEILFSSEVRSLISGLNSKPNLNSAALAEYLRYQTVHGPATILEGVFSLPAGSYMKITDNEQEIKYYWKLAESARTDMRGMSYEDTYAAVRASLDASVKRRLIADVPLGVFLSGGIDSSAVVALAAKHSISPIKTFNIDFQEQEFSEAKYAEEVARKFGTEHHRIQLAPNELINQLPAALSAMDHPSGDGINAYVVSGAAKSQGITVALSGLGGDELFAGYPIFKQFRSLQNKKWLLSFPKFARDLAGSLLEMRNPGVASSKTRSVLNQDRFDLEYIYPFSREVATIGQNADMLAIASQGESSVYNLVKRGVGYGNPGFSLPILSHVSYAELTTYLENILLRDTDQMSMAHALEVRVPFLDHELVSMVMGIGDRHKFPYSPKKLLVDAMGDDLPDSIVNRPKMGFTFPWEVWMRNELKEFCGEALQKLGARDAFNSKAIDKRWNGFLKGDSKISWSRIWHLCILEAWLDENEI